From Patescibacteria group bacterium, a single genomic window includes:
- a CDS encoding cold shock domain-containing protein, with amino-acid sequence MEEGTIARLTDRGFGFIKREGEEKDLFFHSNELKNVEFNDLKEGDKVTFEVTEGEKGPQATNVNRA; translated from the coding sequence ATGGAAGAAGGAACAATTGCTCGACTTACTGACCGAGGATTTGGGTTCATTAAGCGCGAAGGAGAGGAAAAAGATCTCTTTTTTCACTCAAACGAGCTTAAGAACGTAGAGTTCAATGATCTCAAAGAAGGTGACAAAGTGACATTTGAAGTAACCGAGGGTGAAAAAGGACCTCAAGCTACAAACGTCAATCGAGCGTAA
- a CDS encoding PspC domain-containing protein, translated as MKKLYKSNKNKIFAGVIGGVGEYFDIDPVILRIVWILATVFTGFVPGIIAYFISILIVPVKNK; from the coding sequence ATGAAAAAATTATACAAAAGCAACAAAAATAAAATCTTTGCTGGAGTGATAGGTGGGGTTGGTGAGTACTTTGACATTGATCCCGTGATACTTAGAATTGTTTGGATTTTAGCAACAGTTTTTACTGGTTTTGTACCAGGAATTATTGCTTATTTTATAAGCATTTTGATTGTTCCAGTAAAAAACAAATAA